A section of the Cuniculiplasma divulgatum genome encodes:
- a CDS encoding AAA family ATPase, giving the protein MICITGSPGSGKSTVTTILRTRGFTVHNVLDFPGSMECVSNGEADIECLRAVTSRLCGAGDIIEGHYSHLLNCDLVVILDRDEEQVLAELTSRGYHSNKIMENLDALRCDLYYSESLEMLPRSRIKRISVVEGNPELTATMVQNSVVEFQQELRQHRS; this is encoded by the coding sequence ATGATCTGCATCACCGGTTCTCCAGGCAGCGGGAAATCAACGGTTACAACCATCCTGCGTACAAGAGGATTTACGGTGCACAATGTACTGGATTTCCCTGGGTCCATGGAATGTGTTTCCAATGGCGAGGCAGATATAGAATGCCTTCGGGCAGTTACCAGCAGGCTCTGCGGTGCAGGTGACATCATTGAGGGGCATTACTCGCATCTCCTGAACTGTGATCTTGTGGTCATTCTGGACAGGGATGAGGAACAGGTGCTTGCCGAACTGACATCAAGGGGTTACCACAGTAACAAAATAATGGAAAACCTGGATGCCCTGCGATGTGATCTCTATTATTCAGAATCTCTTGAAATGCTGCCCAGAAGCAGAATAAAGCGGATATCAGTAGTAGAAGGCAATCCCGAATTAACGGCAACAATGGTTCAGAATTCTGTGGTGGAATTTCAGCAAGAATTAAGACAGCACAGGAGTTAA
- a CDS encoding metalloprotease produces the protein MNYYGFGNMKRETQDILLALLVLGFAFSIASFADSGYHVPALVAARTIIVSFIAVGIAFLGHELSHRQVARNYGGWAEFRLWPIGILMALITSFFGVILAAPGAVNIAGVYGNEKIGKTALAGPGFNMLAGFVFLLLSLVGILIRGLGGIILEISYLNFYLGAFNMIPIGPLDGAKVMRWDFRTFAVVFAVLIFMTVLVGFVIL, from the coding sequence TTGAACTACTACGGCTTTGGAAACATGAAAAGAGAAACCCAGGATATTCTGCTTGCCCTTCTTGTTTTAGGATTTGCGTTCTCTATTGCCAGCTTCGCTGACAGCGGTTATCATGTGCCGGCACTGGTTGCCGCTAGAACCATAATTGTAAGCTTTATAGCTGTGGGAATCGCCTTTCTGGGGCATGAGCTTTCACACAGGCAGGTGGCTAGGAATTACGGGGGATGGGCAGAATTCAGGCTCTGGCCCATCGGAATCCTTATGGCGCTCATAACATCGTTTTTCGGTGTAATCCTTGCTGCCCCGGGAGCTGTCAACATTGCAGGTGTTTACGGAAATGAGAAAATAGGAAAGACTGCCCTTGCCGGCCCCGGATTTAACATGCTGGCAGGCTTTGTGTTTCTACTTCTTTCCCTGGTGGGCATCCTGATCAGGGGACTTGGCGGCATAATACTGGAGATCAGTTACCTTAACTTCTATCTGGGGGCATTCAACATGATTCCAATAGGCCCTCTGGATGGGGCAAAGGTAATGAGATGGGATTTCAGGACATTTGCTGTAGTGTTTGCAGTGCTTATCTTCATGACTGTCCTGGTTGGTTTCGTAATCCTTTAA
- a CDS encoding elongation factor 1-beta: MGDVAVVLKILPESADVSMEDLLGKIREKIKPLCEINKSYLEEIGFGLKAIKFEVIVPDEEGKIDRVEEAISAINGVAQVDSEDVTLV, translated from the coding sequence ATGGGAGATGTTGCTGTAGTTCTGAAGATCCTTCCCGAATCAGCAGACGTGTCCATGGAAGATCTTCTGGGTAAAATAAGAGAAAAGATCAAGCCACTCTGTGAGATTAACAAATCTTACCTGGAGGAAATTGGATTCGGCCTCAAGGCTATAAAATTTGAGGTCATTGTGCCCGATGAAGAGGGGAAGATTGATCGCGTAGAAGAAGCCATTTCTGCCATAAATGGCGTAGCCCAGGTTGACTCCGAGGATGTCACACTGGTCTGA
- a CDS encoding zinc finger domain-containing protein, translated as MRYKETCTSCGVGLVETGYSIFECPSCGEELIGRCKECREHSTAYVCDHCGFTGP; from the coding sequence ATGAGATACAAAGAGACTTGCACTTCCTGCGGGGTTGGACTGGTAGAGACCGGCTATTCAATATTTGAGTGTCCGTCATGCGGAGAAGAGCTGATCGGAAGATGCAAGGAATGCAGAGAGCATTCCACTGCCTATGTTTGCGATCACTGCGGATTCACAGGGCCGTGA
- the glmM gene encoding phosphoglucosamine mutase — MKRSDERPPLFGTNGIRGEPNADLTPDFAMQIGKSIGTYFKDGTIAMGRDTRDTGPMIFNAVSSGIMSAGKEILDLGILPTPAIQYYCKINRIPGVVITASHNPPRFNGIKCIAADGTELPRNQEEIIEGIYYDRTFIQATWNNCGRVRIITDAVERYLAGVMQQVNAEAIRTQEFRVAFDAGNGAAYSSTPELLRRLGCSVVTLNANPDGKFTSRNSEPKPENLKDLINVVSGGKFDLGIAHDGDADRAVFIDSTGHFVDGDITLSLIVKSTIKPGDRVVTPISSSDAMDEICAAGGAELIRTRVGAPLVSRTMIEKKAKIGGEENGGIIYGPHQYCRDGAMTAALVLNLMAARKSGLKELISEIPEYHIHKLSADRKVEWEIIKRGILGYASGMKTDTSDGIKVFLKDGWVLVRPSGTEPIIRIYGESRTFARARDIAQEYQALIDGIQEGASAL, encoded by the coding sequence ATGAAAAGATCTGATGAAAGACCTCCCCTCTTTGGAACAAATGGCATAAGAGGCGAACCAAATGCTGATCTTACTCCTGACTTTGCGATGCAGATAGGAAAATCCATTGGAACATATTTCAAGGACGGTACCATCGCCATGGGAAGAGATACAAGGGATACCGGCCCCATGATTTTCAATGCCGTTTCATCCGGCATCATGAGTGCAGGAAAGGAAATTCTGGATCTTGGTATACTCCCCACTCCAGCAATACAGTACTACTGCAAGATCAACAGGATTCCTGGGGTAGTTATAACGGCGTCCCACAATCCGCCCAGATTCAATGGAATAAAGTGCATTGCCGCAGATGGAACGGAACTCCCCAGAAATCAGGAAGAGATCATCGAGGGTATTTATTACGACAGAACATTCATTCAGGCTACCTGGAATAATTGCGGAAGAGTTCGAATCATTACGGATGCCGTTGAGCGTTACCTGGCAGGGGTAATGCAGCAGGTTAATGCTGAAGCCATCAGAACACAGGAATTCAGAGTTGCATTTGATGCAGGGAATGGTGCAGCCTATTCATCCACTCCGGAACTCCTCAGGAGACTGGGCTGCTCTGTGGTCACTCTCAACGCAAATCCGGATGGTAAATTCACTTCTCGCAACTCTGAACCAAAACCAGAGAACCTGAAGGATCTGATCAATGTTGTAAGCGGCGGTAAATTTGACCTGGGCATAGCCCATGACGGCGATGCGGACAGGGCTGTATTCATAGACAGCACAGGGCACTTTGTGGATGGCGACATAACGCTTTCACTCATAGTGAAGAGCACCATAAAGCCGGGTGACAGGGTGGTTACGCCAATCAGCAGTTCTGATGCAATGGATGAAATTTGCGCTGCTGGAGGAGCGGAACTTATCAGGACCAGGGTGGGTGCACCTCTGGTTTCCCGGACAATGATTGAGAAGAAGGCAAAAATAGGGGGAGAAGAGAACGGAGGCATCATATACGGCCCGCATCAGTACTGCAGGGACGGGGCAATGACTGCAGCCCTTGTGCTGAACCTCATGGCAGCCAGAAAGTCGGGACTGAAGGAACTGATATCGGAAATACCGGAATATCATATCCATAAACTCTCCGCTGACAGGAAGGTTGAATGGGAAATTATAAAGAGGGGAATTCTGGGATACGCCTCAGGCATGAAGACAGACACATCTGACGGCATCAAAGTCTTCCTGAAGGACGGATGGGTTCTGGTGAGGCCATCCGGCACTGAACCCATAATCAGGATATACGGAGAATCCAGAACATTTGCCAGGGCTCGGGACATTGCTCAGGAATACCAGGCCCTCATTGATGGCATTCAGGAAGGGGCAAGTGCCCTGTAG
- a CDS encoding glycosyltransferase, which yields MKTTFGSYEDRALVIVPCKGRDYTLDENLRGIMANLNAKWEAVAVVDSEDDAAVGSIRGSGMDMIISDDSCRKCSGKVRAIASAINHFPDFPVYVIADSDILPDEDWLKLLLAPLSQNSVGISTTFPYFRPAGGFWSFVKLVWGFVGQGMMESRITRFGWGGSLAFRSELLKVKGLDFFRSYVSDDVALTKLCKKAGLEIAYVPEAAPVINSPDDFSTFIEWANRQTALSVYSTPSVFRYGIVFYAATILVFISALILAFSVSPFFALLLAPSVITSMRNAKRSRERKTQVFLLSFIIPFIYFYNLIKARSTETIQWRGSSYHLEEEP from the coding sequence ATGAAAACCACATTTGGAAGCTATGAGGATAGAGCCCTGGTTATTGTTCCCTGCAAGGGACGGGATTATACTTTGGATGAAAACCTCAGGGGCATAATGGCAAATCTGAACGCGAAGTGGGAGGCAGTTGCGGTTGTTGATTCAGAAGATGACGCAGCAGTGGGGTCTATTCGCGGTTCAGGCATGGATATGATCATTTCTGATGATTCATGCAGAAAGTGCAGTGGCAAGGTCAGGGCAATAGCATCTGCCATAAATCATTTCCCCGATTTTCCCGTCTACGTCATCGCTGATTCAGACATCCTGCCAGACGAAGACTGGTTGAAATTGCTTCTTGCCCCATTATCCCAGAACAGCGTGGGAATATCCACAACTTTTCCCTACTTCCGGCCGGCGGGAGGATTCTGGTCATTCGTGAAGCTTGTCTGGGGTTTTGTGGGCCAGGGGATGATGGAATCGCGCATTACACGATTCGGATGGGGCGGCTCTCTGGCTTTCAGATCAGAACTGCTGAAAGTCAAAGGACTTGATTTTTTCAGGTCATATGTATCTGATGATGTTGCACTGACAAAACTCTGCAAGAAAGCTGGACTTGAAATAGCATATGTGCCGGAGGCTGCGCCCGTAATTAACTCACCAGATGATTTTTCCACATTCATTGAATGGGCAAACCGCCAGACTGCTCTTTCCGTTTATTCCACACCAAGCGTGTTTCGTTATGGTATTGTCTTTTATGCTGCCACCATCCTTGTATTCATATCCGCCCTGATTCTGGCATTCTCTGTCAGTCCCTTCTTTGCACTGCTGCTGGCACCTTCCGTGATTACATCCATGAGAAACGCAAAAAGATCAAGGGAGCGAAAAACACAGGTGTTTCTTCTCAGTTTCATAATTCCATTCATCTACTTCTACAATCTCATAAAGGCCCGCAGTACGGAGACAATACAGTGGAGAGGCAGTAGTTATCATCTGGAAGAGGAACCATGA
- a CDS encoding CDP-alcohol phosphatidyltransferase family protein produces the protein MVLDSQRSRADRFLIPITNLFIKWKPDRVSLLSLTLAAFAGIFIYLGASYRLLLLAAFLCVVFSSLFDAIDGKLARVKNISSPRGDLIDHVFDRFADVFMILGFIFGMYAQYAIGILALVSVMLTSYMGVQSQALGLKRNYSGLLGRADRLVLIMVFILVEFIIPFSVHLWIFRITPVAILLIWFAIAGNVTAVKRFLDSYRALAPS, from the coding sequence ATGGTACTCGATTCCCAGAGATCCCGAGCAGACAGATTCCTCATTCCCATCACAAATCTCTTCATTAAATGGAAACCAGACAGGGTTTCCCTGCTCTCCCTCACTCTTGCTGCATTTGCTGGAATCTTCATATATCTTGGAGCTTCCTACAGGTTACTGCTCCTTGCAGCCTTCCTCTGTGTTGTTTTCTCATCCTTATTTGATGCAATCGATGGAAAGCTTGCAAGGGTAAAAAATATATCCTCACCCAGAGGAGATCTCATTGATCACGTTTTCGACAGGTTTGCAGACGTCTTCATGATTCTCGGTTTCATCTTTGGAATGTATGCGCAGTATGCCATCGGGATTCTGGCACTTGTTAGCGTCATGCTCACCAGCTACATGGGTGTGCAATCGCAGGCTCTTGGCCTCAAAAGGAACTATTCAGGGCTTCTTGGAAGGGCAGACCGACTTGTTCTCATAATGGTATTCATTCTTGTTGAATTTATCATCCCATTCTCCGTGCATCTGTGGATATTCAGAATCACGCCTGTTGCCATCCTGCTCATATGGTTTGCCATTGCCGGGAATGTCACGGCCGTGAAGAGATTCCTTGACAGCTACAGGGCACTTGCCCCTTCCTGA